Proteins encoded within one genomic window of Sphingomonas sp. KRR8:
- a CDS encoding molybdopterin cofactor-binding domain-containing protein, producing MKVDRRTLLIGGGAGVGLVVAWGVWPRRYAPGLPLAKGEQAFDHFLKIAPSGLVTVAVPQVEHGQGVWTALPQLLADELGADWNKVAVIPSPAGKAYDNVLAGPLGKGRVTGGATSVRAFGDRLRQAGAAARAMLCAAAARRWGVSAAECDTAAGFVACGGRRLSFGDLAEAAAEEVVPRDAPLRARPAGLAMQPLPRLDGPPKVDGSVRFAADIRLPGLVHAAALIGDTAERDISGLHLGEGWVAAIGATSWAARQALARAAPAFRTTRLDDRAIELAMAAALEGEELPPLTGRTVTADYRMAAVPHLALEPPTATARWNEGRLELWAGTHRPDETLASSGPGPGSHLFPLPVGGPDHRLMTNEAAPIAAELARRLSRPVQVTLSPAHARAIDPVLAPAQARFRAKLGPDNRVLAWVGRLVGISPIPMPYTVPQVDIHLIDPKLSRLRTGHLRGGDDLFATFARESFVDELARQTGFEPLAFRIAMLGGHPRLARVLTTASALGGWDGGGAGSTLGLAVHSAYGSHAALLASATIGGDGQVAVDRLVCAVDCGRVVNPQLVRQQVESAIIAGLAYARAPAPSVSDGLLRSGGGTAPGLAGTPRITVEVIPSDAKAGGLSGLAVPLVAPAVANAVSAASGRRLRAHPFDPMSQP from the coding sequence GTGAAGGTTGATCGCCGGACGCTGCTGATCGGCGGCGGCGCAGGAGTGGGGCTGGTCGTCGCCTGGGGAGTATGGCCGCGCCGCTATGCGCCGGGCCTGCCGCTGGCGAAGGGCGAGCAGGCGTTCGATCACTTCCTCAAGATTGCGCCGTCAGGGTTGGTCACGGTCGCCGTGCCACAGGTCGAGCATGGCCAAGGCGTGTGGACGGCGCTGCCGCAGTTGCTGGCCGACGAGCTCGGCGCCGACTGGAACAAGGTGGCGGTGATCCCTTCGCCGGCGGGGAAGGCCTACGACAATGTGCTCGCTGGCCCGCTGGGCAAGGGGCGCGTGACCGGCGGAGCGACGTCGGTGCGGGCCTTCGGCGACCGGCTACGGCAGGCCGGTGCAGCCGCCCGCGCCATGCTCTGCGCTGCCGCGGCCCGCCGCTGGGGCGTCAGTGCGGCCGAGTGCGACACCGCCGCCGGCTTCGTTGCCTGCGGCGGCAGACGGCTGTCCTTCGGCGACCTGGCCGAGGCCGCGGCAGAGGAGGTTGTACCGCGAGACGCTCCGCTTCGCGCCCGTCCTGCAGGGCTAGCGATGCAGCCGCTGCCTCGCCTCGACGGGCCGCCCAAAGTCGATGGAAGCGTCCGCTTCGCCGCTGATATCCGCTTGCCCGGCCTAGTCCATGCTGCGGCCCTGATCGGTGACACGGCCGAGCGCGATATTTCCGGCCTTCACCTTGGCGAGGGCTGGGTGGCGGCGATCGGCGCGACGAGTTGGGCCGCACGCCAGGCGCTCGCTCGCGCTGCACCCGCCTTTCGAACCACCCGGCTCGACGACCGTGCCATCGAACTCGCCATGGCCGCCGCGCTTGAGGGCGAGGAGCTGCCGCCGTTGACCGGGCGCACGGTCACTGCCGATTATCGCATGGCCGCAGTCCCGCACCTCGCGCTTGAGCCGCCCACCGCTACGGCGCGCTGGAACGAAGGGCGTCTTGAGTTATGGGCAGGCACGCACCGGCCCGATGAGACTCTGGCGTCGAGCGGCCCCGGACCGGGCTCTCACCTCTTTCCGCTGCCGGTCGGCGGGCCCGATCACCGGCTGATGACCAACGAGGCTGCGCCCATCGCGGCCGAACTGGCACGGCGGCTGAGCCGACCGGTGCAGGTGACGCTCAGCCCCGCCCATGCCCGCGCGATCGATCCGGTCCTTGCGCCCGCGCAGGCTCGCTTTCGGGCGAAGCTCGGCCCCGACAATCGCGTGCTCGCCTGGGTCGGGAGGCTGGTCGGCATTTCCCCGATCCCCATGCCGTACACCGTGCCGCAAGTCGATATTCACCTGATCGATCCCAAGCTCAGCAGGCTGCGCACGGGCCACCTGCGCGGCGGCGATGACTTGTTCGCCACTTTTGCCCGCGAGAGCTTCGTTGACGAGTTGGCGCGACAGACCGGGTTCGAGCCGCTTGCCTTTCGCATCGCCATGCTGGGTGGGCACCCGCGCCTTGCCCGCGTCCTGACCACGGCGTCGGCGCTGGGCGGCTGGGATGGCGGCGGCGCGGGAAGCACGCTCGGCCTCGCGGTGCACAGTGCTTACGGAAGCCATGCCGCCCTGCTCGCCAGCGCAACGATCGGCGGCGACGGGCAGGTTGCAGTCGATCGGCTGGTCTGCGCGGTCGATTGCGGCCGCGTGGTCAACCCGCAGCTTGTCAGGCAGCAGGTGGAGTCCGCAATCATCGCTGGCCTGGCGTATGCGCGCGCGCCGGCGCCGAGCGTCAGCGACGGTCTCCTGCGCTCGGGCGGTGGAACCGCACCCGGCCTCGCCGGCACGCCGCGCATCACCGTCGAGGTCATTCCCAGCGACGCCAAGGCCGGCGGCCTGAGTGGATTGGCGGTTCCGCTGGTCGCGCCAGCTGTCGCAAATGCCGTATCGGCGGCGAGTGGCCGGCGCTTGCGTGCGCACCCGTTCGATCCGATGTCGCAGCCATGA
- the hemH gene encoding ferrochelatase, whose translation MKPPADHPTIPPRKVGVLLINLGTPDAPEAPAVRRYLAEFLSDRRVVEIPPIAWKPILHGIILRTRPAKSAHAYRQVWTEHGSPLAAITRRQAEALQAHWGDRVMVDWAMRYGNPGIRLAVEKLFAAGCDRILAAPLYPQYCAATTATANDTLFGMLAEMRWQPALRTLPPYHDDPAYIGALKNSIERQLAALDFTPDRLLLSFHGMPERTLFKGDPYHCHCRKTARLLGEQLSIPTDTAFQSRFGRAKWLEPSTENVLAAYPAQGVRKLAIAAPGFSADCIETIEELGIRGKETFEAAGGTHFARLDCLNDSDEGMAMLDAILSRELAGWVTPA comes from the coding sequence ATGAAGCCACCCGCCGATCACCCGACGATCCCGCCGCGCAAGGTGGGTGTACTGCTGATCAACCTCGGCACGCCCGATGCGCCCGAAGCGCCGGCGGTCCGCCGCTATCTTGCCGAATTCCTGTCGGATCGCCGAGTGGTCGAGATTCCGCCCATCGCTTGGAAGCCGATCCTGCACGGGATTATCCTGCGGACCCGTCCGGCCAAGTCGGCCCACGCGTACCGGCAGGTCTGGACGGAGCACGGTTCCCCGCTTGCCGCCATCACCCGGCGGCAGGCTGAAGCGCTGCAGGCCCACTGGGGTGACCGGGTGATGGTCGATTGGGCAATGCGTTATGGCAATCCGGGCATCCGTCTCGCGGTGGAGAAGCTGTTCGCGGCTGGCTGCGACCGCATCCTGGCCGCGCCGCTCTACCCGCAATACTGCGCCGCAACGACCGCCACCGCCAACGACACGCTGTTCGGAATGCTCGCAGAAATGCGCTGGCAGCCGGCGCTGCGCACGCTGCCGCCCTACCATGACGATCCTGCCTACATTGGCGCGCTCAAGAACAGCATCGAGCGGCAACTGGCCGCGCTCGACTTTACGCCCGACCGGCTGTTGCTCAGCTTTCACGGCATGCCAGAGCGGACGCTGTTCAAGGGAGATCCCTACCACTGCCACTGCCGCAAGACCGCGCGGCTGCTGGGCGAGCAGCTGAGCATTCCGACCGACACCGCTTTCCAGTCCCGCTTCGGGCGCGCCAAATGGCTCGAGCCTTCGACCGAGAACGTTCTGGCCGCTTATCCCGCTCAAGGTGTTCGCAAGCTTGCGATCGCCGCGCCCGGATTCTCGGCAGATTGCATCGAGACGATTGAAGAACTCGGTATCCGCGGCAAGGAAACGTTCGAAGCGGCCGGGGGCACTCACTTCGCGCGCCTCGATTGCCTCAACGACAGCGATGAGGGGATGGCGATGCTGGACGCCATTCTGTCGCGCGAACTTGCGGGCTGGGTGACGCCTGCCTAG